From Caulobacter segnis, a single genomic window includes:
- a CDS encoding putative bifunctional diguanylate cyclase/phosphodiesterase gives MSFRTGERRIWDTTATLEALGGADVALWIWEPEADRLRLNGAARALGLGPLAPECSSAAFRALALPQDRAQAEEVLKTREPGSEVIARFRVRGGDICLWRGVWLEEGVRAAGVVAPETKFTASERCELTGLLDRRGFIARARERLRRNGVHELVVADLDRLRRLNEALGHERADLVLAALGSRLAAAFPAEAVMGRIGEDEFAVLCEPKGYEPAEVLRQALEQPLRVAGFDIHPTLSIGAVSAEGGLDAPDAAELLRRAELAVEAAAAAGRGGAAAYGRSMETDGLSRLALEADLRGAIGRGEITPYFQPVVRLSTGALSGFEALARWIHPRRGMLPPDEFLPLIEEMGLMSELGAHMMHTSAKQLATWRDAHPAMGALTVSVNLSTGEIDRPGLVADVAETLRVNRLPRGALKLEVTESDIMRDPERAAVILRTLREAGAGLALDDFGTGFSSLSYLTRLPFDTLKIDRYFVRTMGSNAGSAKIVRSVVKLGQDLDLEVVAEGVENAEMARLLQTLGCDYGQGFGYAPALSPQEAEVYLNEAYVDGAAPVKARG, from the coding sequence ATGTCTTTTCGTACCGGTGAGCGACGGATCTGGGACACCACCGCCACGCTTGAAGCGTTGGGCGGGGCCGACGTCGCGCTATGGATCTGGGAGCCCGAAGCCGATCGCCTGCGCCTGAACGGCGCCGCCAGGGCCTTGGGCCTTGGGCCGCTGGCCCCCGAGTGCTCGTCCGCCGCCTTCCGGGCCCTGGCTCTGCCACAGGATCGCGCCCAGGCCGAGGAAGTCCTCAAGACCCGTGAGCCGGGTTCCGAAGTCATCGCCCGCTTCCGCGTGCGCGGCGGCGACATCTGTCTCTGGCGCGGCGTCTGGCTGGAGGAGGGCGTCCGCGCCGCCGGCGTCGTCGCCCCTGAAACGAAATTCACCGCCTCCGAGCGCTGCGAGCTGACGGGTCTCCTCGATCGCCGGGGCTTCATCGCCCGCGCCCGCGAGCGTCTGCGCCGGAACGGCGTGCACGAACTGGTGGTGGCCGACCTGGATCGCCTGCGCCGCCTGAACGAGGCCCTGGGGCACGAGCGCGCCGACCTGGTGCTGGCCGCGCTGGGCTCGCGCCTGGCCGCCGCCTTCCCGGCCGAGGCGGTGATGGGCCGCATCGGCGAGGACGAGTTCGCCGTGCTGTGCGAACCCAAGGGCTATGAGCCGGCCGAGGTGCTGCGCCAGGCCCTGGAGCAGCCGCTGCGCGTGGCCGGCTTCGACATCCATCCGACCCTGTCGATCGGAGCAGTCTCGGCCGAGGGCGGGCTGGATGCGCCTGACGCGGCCGAGCTGCTGCGCCGCGCCGAGCTGGCCGTCGAGGCCGCCGCCGCCGCCGGTCGTGGCGGGGCCGCCGCCTATGGCCGCTCGATGGAGACCGACGGCCTGTCGCGCCTGGCGCTGGAGGCCGACCTGCGCGGCGCCATCGGCCGAGGCGAGATCACCCCGTACTTCCAGCCCGTCGTGCGCCTGTCGACCGGCGCCCTGTCGGGCTTCGAGGCCCTGGCCCGCTGGATCCACCCGCGCCGGGGCATGCTGCCGCCGGACGAGTTCCTGCCGCTGATCGAAGAGATGGGGCTGATGAGCGAGCTGGGGGCGCACATGATGCACACCTCGGCCAAGCAACTGGCCACCTGGCGCGACGCCCACCCGGCGATGGGCGCCCTGACCGTCAGCGTCAACCTGTCGACCGGCGAGATCGATCGTCCGGGCCTGGTCGCCGACGTGGCCGAGACCCTGCGCGTCAACCGCCTGCCGCGCGGCGCCCTGAAGCTGGAAGTCACCGAGAGCGACATCATGCGTGACCCCGAGCGGGCCGCGGTGATCCTGCGCACCCTGCGCGAGGCCGGCGCCGGCCTGGCGCTGGACGACTTCGGCACCGGCTTCTCGTCGCTGTCGTACCTGACGCGCCTGCCGTTCGACACGCTGAAGATCGACCGCTACTTCGTCCGCACCATGGGCAGCAACGCTGGCTCGGCCAAGATCGTCCGCTCGGTCGTCAAGCTGGGCCAGGATCTGGACCTGGAGGTCGTCGCCGAAGGCGTCGAGAACGCCGAGATGGCCCGCCTGCTGCAGACCCTGGGCTGCGACTACGGCCAGGGCTTCGGCTACGCCCCGGCCCTGTCGCCGCAGGAGGCCGAGGTCTATCTGAACGAGGCCTATGTCGACGGCGCCGCGCCGGTGAAGGCGCGGGGTTAG
- a CDS encoding peroxiredoxin: MAIKVGDTLPVATFMTSTAEGPAPITSDDIFKGKTVALFAVPGAFTPTCSAKHLPGFKEKAAELKAKGVDTIACVSVNDVFVMKAWGKDQGIDGEVLLLADGNGDFTRAIGLDFDGSKFGMGPRSQRYSLIAKDGVVTQLNVEEAGQFKVSSAEYLLEQL, encoded by the coding sequence ATGGCGATCAAGGTTGGCGACACGCTGCCGGTGGCGACTTTCATGACCAGCACGGCCGAAGGGCCGGCGCCGATCACCAGCGACGATATCTTCAAGGGCAAGACCGTCGCCCTGTTCGCGGTTCCGGGCGCCTTCACCCCGACCTGCTCGGCCAAGCACCTGCCGGGCTTCAAGGAGAAGGCGGCCGAGCTGAAGGCCAAGGGCGTCGACACGATCGCCTGCGTCTCGGTCAACGACGTCTTCGTGATGAAGGCCTGGGGCAAGGACCAGGGCATCGACGGCGAGGTCTTGCTGCTGGCCGACGGCAACGGCGACTTCACCCGCGCGATCGGCCTGGACTTCGACGGGTCGAAGTTCGGCATGGGCCCGCGCTCGCAGCGCTATTCGCTGATCGCCAAGGACGGCGTCGTGACCCAGCTGAACGTCGAGGAAGCCGGCCAGTTCAAGGTCTCGTCGGCCGAGTACCTGCTGGAGCAGCTGTAA
- a CDS encoding GNAT family N-acetyltransferase, giving the protein MTVLLPFLKPRPRLRLEGREVYLRPPRPGDHRPWATLRAKSRPFLEPWEPTWPEHDLTRAAFRARLSAYARELELGEAYPFFIFRRADDALIGAVRLFHVRRGVAQTGSIGYWIGQPFTRQGYMRDAVEVVIRFAFKGLDLHRLEAACMPENQASAALLLKCGFLEEGYAPAYLKINGGWRDHRLFGMVAPE; this is encoded by the coding sequence GTGACTGTCCTGCTGCCGTTCCTGAAACCCCGGCCCCGTCTTCGCCTCGAGGGGCGCGAGGTCTATCTCCGTCCGCCGCGCCCCGGCGACCATCGCCCCTGGGCGACCCTACGCGCCAAGTCTCGGCCGTTCCTGGAACCTTGGGAGCCGACTTGGCCGGAGCATGACCTGACCCGCGCGGCCTTCCGCGCCCGCCTGTCGGCCTATGCCCGTGAACTGGAGCTGGGCGAGGCCTATCCGTTCTTCATCTTCCGCCGCGCCGACGACGCCCTGATCGGCGCCGTGCGGCTTTTTCATGTGCGGCGTGGCGTCGCTCAGACCGGCTCGATCGGTTACTGGATCGGTCAGCCATTCACGCGCCAGGGCTACATGCGCGACGCGGTCGAGGTCGTGATCCGCTTTGCTTTCAAGGGTCTGGATCTACACAGACTTGAAGCCGCCTGCATGCCGGAAAACCAGGCTTCAGCCGCGCTTTTGCTGAAATGCGGGTTTTTGGAGGAAGGATACGCGCCCGCTTATTTGAAAATTAACGGCGGTTGGCGAGATCATCGTCTGTTCGGCATGGTCGCGCCCGAGTAA
- a CDS encoding MarR family winged helix-turn-helix transcriptional regulator produces the protein MRPLDQQICFTLYATSMAITRAYKPLLDELGLTYPQYLVLSVLGENDGLTIGGVAARLDLESSTVTPLVKRLEAAGLVERRRGLEDERKVEVTMTEAGAALLERSACLGDLLLDRSGMDGEALQALNQRILALRGSIVGK, from the coding sequence ATGCGCCCCTTGGATCAGCAGATCTGCTTCACCCTGTACGCCACCAGCATGGCGATCACGCGAGCCTACAAGCCCCTGCTCGATGAGCTGGGCCTGACCTACCCTCAGTATCTGGTGCTGAGCGTTCTGGGCGAGAACGACGGCCTCACCATCGGCGGCGTCGCCGCGCGGCTGGACCTGGAGTCCAGCACCGTGACGCCGCTGGTGAAGCGCCTCGAGGCCGCCGGCCTTGTCGAACGCCGGCGCGGCCTGGAAGACGAGCGCAAGGTCGAGGTGACGATGACCGAGGCCGGCGCCGCCCTGCTGGAGCGCTCGGCCTGCCTGGGCGACCTGCTGCTGGACCGCTCCGGCATGGACGGCGAGGCGTTGCAAGCGCTGAACCAGCGGATCCTGGCGCTGCGCGGGTCGATCGTGGGGAAATAG
- a CDS encoding M16 family metallopeptidase gives MTASLRTLPNGVRVVCDPMPGLETLALTVVAGRGAAYEDPARSGWSHLLEHMVFKGAGGRSARDIVEVIENQGGSINAATGYERTSFQVRALKGGLDLGMDVIADLVRRPTLDPADLTREKQVVAQEIAEAADAPDDYVFDLIQRASWGDHPVGRPILGSDETVEAATVEALSDWRAQLYAADRLVVSATGAVDEAELMAAAERAFGDLPAAPGAPVPTPATFVGGPQAEARKLEQAHLVFMLPACGSRHDDYFALRIFAETLGGGMSSRLFQEAREKRGLAYNIDAYADTYADHGGLGVYAGCAAGDAIETAKVCAEEVAKLAQRIDEAELARAKAQLKAHMFMAREQPLSRAEQGAGQVLLFDRLYPPSELATEVDAVTSADVARLGQRLLSGQAATAVLGAKSALKAGEVFAKTLSSKA, from the coding sequence ATGACCGCTTCCTTGCGCACTCTCCCCAATGGCGTCCGCGTCGTCTGCGACCCGATGCCGGGCCTCGAAACCCTGGCCCTGACCGTGGTGGCCGGACGCGGGGCGGCCTACGAGGACCCGGCGCGCTCGGGCTGGTCGCACCTGCTGGAGCACATGGTGTTCAAGGGCGCGGGCGGCCGCTCGGCCCGCGACATCGTCGAGGTCATCGAGAATCAGGGCGGCTCGATCAACGCCGCCACCGGCTACGAGCGCACCAGCTTCCAGGTCCGCGCTCTCAAGGGCGGTCTCGACCTGGGCATGGACGTCATCGCCGACCTGGTTCGCCGTCCCACCCTGGATCCGGCCGACCTGACCCGCGAGAAGCAGGTCGTCGCCCAGGAGATCGCCGAGGCCGCCGACGCGCCCGACGACTACGTCTTCGACCTGATCCAGCGCGCCAGCTGGGGCGACCACCCGGTGGGCCGGCCGATCCTGGGCAGCGACGAGACCGTCGAGGCCGCCACGGTCGAGGCCCTGTCCGACTGGCGCGCCCAGCTCTACGCCGCCGACCGCCTGGTGGTCAGCGCCACGGGCGCGGTCGACGAGGCTGAGCTGATGGCGGCGGCCGAACGCGCCTTCGGCGACCTGCCGGCCGCGCCTGGCGCGCCCGTGCCGACGCCCGCGACCTTCGTCGGCGGGCCCCAGGCCGAGGCCCGCAAGCTGGAGCAGGCGCATCTGGTGTTCATGCTGCCCGCCTGCGGCTCGCGGCACGACGACTACTTCGCCCTGCGCATCTTCGCCGAGACCCTGGGCGGTGGCATGTCCTCGCGCCTGTTCCAGGAAGCGCGCGAGAAGCGCGGTCTCGCCTACAATATCGACGCCTATGCCGACACCTACGCCGACCATGGCGGCCTGGGCGTCTATGCCGGCTGCGCGGCCGGCGACGCGATCGAGACCGCCAAGGTCTGCGCCGAGGAAGTCGCCAAGCTGGCCCAGCGCATCGACGAGGCCGAACTGGCCCGCGCCAAGGCCCAGCTGAAGGCCCACATGTTCATGGCGCGCGAACAACCCCTGTCCCGGGCCGAGCAGGGCGCGGGGCAGGTGCTGCTGTTCGACCGTCTCTATCCGCCGTCGGAGCTGGCGACCGAGGTCGACGCGGTCACGTCCGCCGATGTCGCGCGCCTGGGCCAGCGGCTGCTGAGCGGCCAGGCCGCCACCGCCGTGCTCGGGGCCAAGTCGGCGCTGAAGGCCGGCGAGGTCTTCGCCAAGACGTTGTCCTCCAAGGCCTGA
- a CDS encoding DUF983 domain-containing protein: MTKTNPYAAGARGLCPNCGEGHLFDGFLKVAPRCEACGFELGKFETGDGAATFVILIAGAICAFGALFSMFAWNWPVWALLIVWLPAVLVITLGLMRPAKGLMVAAQIAQKASEAGRDHV; the protein is encoded by the coding sequence GTGACCAAGACCAACCCCTACGCGGCCGGCGCGCGCGGCCTGTGCCCGAACTGCGGCGAGGGCCATCTGTTCGACGGCTTTCTGAAGGTCGCGCCGCGCTGCGAGGCCTGCGGCTTCGAGCTGGGCAAGTTCGAGACCGGCGACGGGGCGGCCACCTTCGTGATCCTGATCGCCGGAGCGATCTGCGCGTTCGGGGCGCTGTTCTCGATGTTCGCCTGGAACTGGCCGGTCTGGGCCCTGCTGATCGTCTGGCTGCCGGCGGTGCTGGTCATCACCCTGGGTCTGATGCGACCCGCCAAGGGCCTGATGGTCGCCGCCCAGATCGCCCAGAAGGCTTCGGAAGCCGGCCGCGACCATGTCTGA
- a CDS encoding YqgE/AlgH family protein, protein MASFLEDDDPNGEDDGEFLTGRLLVAMPGIDDPRFERTVLYLCAHDEEQAMGVAVNRPVEGLTVFELLERLGVKSDIQAPGDLVLLGGPIERERGFVLHTDDFNSPDSTLPVADGVGLTATRDVLDAMASALKRPRKAVLALGYAGWGPGQLEQELRDNIWLICDADEGLLFDEDHEHKWTRALAKLGITADHLSATAGRA, encoded by the coding sequence ATGGCCAGCTTCCTCGAAGACGACGACCCCAATGGCGAAGACGACGGCGAGTTCCTGACCGGACGCTTGCTGGTGGCGATGCCGGGCATCGACGATCCGCGCTTCGAGCGGACGGTGCTGTATCTCTGCGCCCATGACGAGGAGCAGGCCATGGGCGTGGCGGTGAACCGTCCGGTCGAGGGCCTGACGGTGTTCGAGCTGTTGGAGCGGTTGGGCGTCAAGTCCGACATCCAGGCGCCGGGCGACCTGGTCCTGCTGGGCGGGCCGATCGAACGCGAGCGGGGTTTCGTCCTGCACACCGACGACTTCAACTCGCCGGACTCGACGCTACCGGTGGCCGATGGCGTGGGCCTGACCGCCACCCGCGACGTGCTGGACGCCATGGCCAGCGCCCTCAAGCGCCCGCGCAAGGCGGTCCTGGCGCTGGGCTATGCCGGCTGGGGCCCGGGGCAGCTGGAGCAGGAGCTGCGCGACAACATCTGGCTGATCTGCGACGCCGACGAGGGCCTGCTGTTCGACGAGGACCACGAGCACAAATGGACCCGGGCCCTGGCCAAGCTGGGGATCACGGCCGATCACCTGTCGGCGACGGCGGGACGGGCTTAG
- a CDS encoding SURF1 family protein, which produces MSEPKSTKPGFPVGLTIATGIAFAILCGLGTWQIQRLHWKEGVLARIEALKTAPALPLIQVLTADARPEDLAWTRVSVDCGDVGGPPMPLAYGVRDGDVVWRAQSPCAVLAGPYTMILVDRGVVPALTGQVAPPPRSFDAPRRVIGVLTPIKQLGGDRAEVLKRFPGRKAAPLVLMAERETPAPAGITPAPLPAEISNRHLEYALTWFGLAVTLLFIYAAMLWRRLRP; this is translated from the coding sequence ATGTCTGAACCCAAGAGCACGAAGCCCGGCTTTCCGGTTGGCCTGACGATCGCCACGGGGATCGCCTTCGCCATCCTGTGCGGCCTGGGGACCTGGCAGATCCAGCGCCTGCACTGGAAGGAAGGCGTGCTCGCGAGGATCGAGGCCCTGAAGACCGCGCCGGCCTTGCCGCTGATCCAGGTGCTGACGGCCGACGCGCGGCCCGAGGACCTGGCCTGGACCCGGGTCAGCGTCGACTGCGGCGATGTCGGCGGACCGCCGATGCCGCTGGCCTATGGCGTCCGCGACGGTGACGTGGTCTGGCGCGCCCAGTCGCCCTGCGCCGTCCTGGCGGGACCCTACACGATGATCCTGGTGGACCGCGGCGTCGTTCCGGCGCTGACGGGGCAGGTCGCGCCGCCGCCGCGATCCTTCGACGCGCCGCGCCGGGTCATCGGCGTGCTGACGCCGATCAAGCAGCTGGGCGGCGACCGCGCCGAGGTGCTGAAGCGCTTTCCCGGCCGCAAGGCCGCGCCGTTGGTGCTGATGGCCGAAAGGGAGACGCCCGCGCCGGCCGGAATCACCCCCGCGCCGCTGCCGGCAGAAATTTCCAATCGGCACCTGGAATACGCTCTTACGTGGTTCGGTCTTGCCGTAACCCTGCTGTTTATCTATGCCGCCATGCTCTGGCGGAGACTGAGACCCTGA
- a CDS encoding cytochrome c oxidase assembly protein, whose amino-acid sequence MSRTRTKKPDSELTPQELAARRNGKVALICVAAFFGMVGAAYAAVPLYKLFCQATGFDGTVRKAEAKPTKILDRKVTIRFDANIRELPWQFQTMQASQDVRIGDTGLAFFKVTNPTDKPQTGRALYNVVPESAGPYFQKLECFCFSSQTIQPHQTVEFPVVYFVDPQFADDPETKDRSEITLSYTFFPAVGDDKNGKVAAATTPRIVEPLGGKPSRGL is encoded by the coding sequence ATGTCGCGCACCCGCACTAAGAAACCGGATTCGGAACTGACCCCGCAGGAGCTGGCCGCCCGCCGCAACGGCAAGGTGGCTCTGATCTGCGTGGCGGCGTTCTTCGGCATGGTCGGCGCGGCCTATGCCGCCGTGCCGCTGTACAAGCTGTTCTGCCAGGCCACCGGCTTCGACGGCACCGTCCGCAAGGCCGAGGCCAAGCCGACCAAGATTCTGGACCGCAAGGTCACCATCCGCTTCGACGCCAACATCCGCGAGTTGCCCTGGCAATTCCAGACGATGCAGGCCAGCCAGGACGTTCGCATCGGCGACACGGGCCTGGCCTTCTTCAAGGTCACCAACCCCACCGACAAGCCGCAGACCGGCCGGGCGCTGTACAACGTGGTGCCGGAATCGGCGGGGCCGTATTTCCAGAAACTGGAGTGCTTCTGCTTCTCCAGCCAGACGATCCAGCCCCACCAGACGGTGGAATTCCCGGTCGTCTACTTCGTGGATCCCCAGTTCGCGGACGATCCCGAGACCAAGGACAGGAGCGAGATCACGCTCAGCTACACGTTCTTCCCGGCGGTGGGAGACGACAAGAACGGCAAAGTCGCGGCCGCGACGACGCCTCGCATCGTGGAACCCCTTGGCGGCAAGCCGTCGAGGGGGCTATAG
- the cyoE gene encoding heme o synthase has product MSKTAAMTPDHVSPDTTETARWQDYFQLMKPRVMSLVVFTGLTGLLAARAPIHPVLGAIAVLCIAIGAGASGALNMWYDADIDRQMRRTRGRPVPAGKVKGEEAASLGVVLSLLSVMFLGFAINWFAAALLAFTIVFYAVVYTMWLKRWTAQNIVIGGLAGALPPAIGWAAATGHAPLNAWLMVAIIFFWTPPHFWALSLYVTTDYAKAGVPMLPVVKGAKETRKQILLYSLLLIPVCLSPVLTGLGGPIYLAVAALGGAVFLILAWRVFTSKAGDAADPRVADRALYDVTEDEKAAGSKAARNLFAFSILYLFALFAALLGEAVAGVHALELLK; this is encoded by the coding sequence ATGTCGAAGACCGCCGCCATGACTCCGGACCACGTTTCGCCGGACACGACAGAGACCGCGCGCTGGCAGGACTACTTCCAGCTGATGAAGCCGCGCGTCATGTCGCTGGTGGTGTTCACCGGCCTGACGGGCCTCCTGGCCGCCCGCGCGCCGATCCACCCCGTGCTGGGCGCGATCGCGGTGCTGTGCATCGCCATCGGGGCCGGCGCCTCGGGCGCGCTGAACATGTGGTACGACGCCGACATCGACCGCCAGATGCGCCGCACGCGCGGACGCCCGGTCCCCGCCGGCAAGGTCAAGGGCGAGGAGGCCGCCTCGCTGGGCGTCGTGCTCTCGCTCTTGTCGGTGATGTTCCTGGGCTTCGCGATCAACTGGTTCGCGGCCGCCCTGCTGGCCTTCACCATCGTCTTTTACGCCGTCGTCTACACGATGTGGCTCAAGCGCTGGACGGCGCAGAACATCGTGATCGGCGGCCTGGCCGGCGCCCTGCCGCCCGCCATCGGCTGGGCCGCGGCCACGGGCCACGCGCCTCTGAACGCCTGGCTGATGGTGGCCATCATCTTCTTCTGGACCCCGCCGCACTTCTGGGCCCTGTCGCTGTACGTCACCACCGACTACGCCAAGGCCGGCGTGCCGATGCTGCCGGTGGTCAAGGGCGCCAAGGAGACGCGCAAGCAGATCCTGCTCTATAGCCTGCTGCTGATCCCGGTCTGCCTGTCGCCGGTGCTGACCGGCCTGGGCGGCCCGATCTACCTGGCCGTGGCGGCCCTGGGCGGGGCGGTGTTCCTGATCCTGGCCTGGCGGGTGTTCACCAGCAAGGCCGGCGACGCGGCCGACCCCCGCGTGGCCGACCGGGCGCTCTACGACGTCACCGAGGACGAGAAGGCCGCGGGCTCGAAGGCCGCGCGCAACCTGTTCGCCTTTTCGATTCTCTATCTCTTCGCCCTGTTCGCCGCCCTGCTGGGCGAGGCGGTCGCCGGCGTGCATGCCCTGGAGCTGCTGAAGTGA
- a CDS encoding cytochrome c oxidase subunit 3: protein MAGAVKHDYHILPPSPWPFVGSMAATVMAIGLIGWIKGGVFGIEKGNWAIFAAGIAGVLYTMFGWWSDVAKEAKAGDHTPVVSIGLRYGMILFIASEVMFFVAWFWMFFEMALFHHHRTLSAIEEVRTAWATWPPAGVETVSPWHLPLVNTLTLLLSGTTVTWAHHALQVGDRKGAKWGLILTILLGALFTTIQVYEYAHINHEQLFYSEAAANSGLYGSTFFLATGFHGFHVFVGTVFLIVCLIRLMNGAFTPKQHFGFEAAAWYWHFVDVVWLFLFAFIYVIFGASAH, encoded by the coding sequence ATGGCCGGCGCCGTCAAACACGACTACCACATCCTTCCGCCCAGCCCCTGGCCGTTCGTCGGCTCGATGGCCGCAACGGTCATGGCCATCGGCCTGATCGGCTGGATCAAGGGCGGCGTCTTCGGCATCGAGAAGGGCAACTGGGCCATCTTCGCCGCCGGCATCGCCGGCGTGCTCTACACGATGTTCGGCTGGTGGTCGGACGTGGCCAAGGAAGCCAAAGCCGGCGACCACACCCCGGTCGTCTCGATCGGCCTGCGCTACGGCATGATCCTGTTCATCGCCTCGGAAGTGATGTTCTTCGTGGCGTGGTTCTGGATGTTCTTCGAGATGGCGCTGTTCCATCACCACCGCACCCTGTCGGCGATCGAGGAAGTCCGCACCGCCTGGGCCACCTGGCCGCCGGCCGGCGTCGAGACCGTCTCGCCCTGGCACCTGCCGCTGGTCAACACCCTGACCTTGCTGCTGTCGGGCACGACCGTGACCTGGGCCCACCATGCCCTGCAGGTCGGCGACCGCAAGGGCGCCAAGTGGGGCCTGATCCTGACCATCCTGCTGGGCGCGCTGTTCACGACCATCCAGGTCTATGAATACGCCCACATCAACCACGAGCAGCTGTTCTACTCGGAAGCCGCCGCCAATTCGGGCCTGTACGGGTCGACCTTCTTCCTGGCCACCGGCTTCCACGGCTTCCACGTGTTCGTCGGCACGGTCTTCCTGATCGTCTGCCTGATCCGCCTGATGAACGGCGCCTTCACGCCCAAGCAGCACTTCGGCTTCGAAGCGGCCGCCTGGTACTGGCACTTCGTCGACGTGGTCTGGCTGTTCCTGTTCGCGTTCATCTACGTGATCTTCGGGGCCTCGGCCCACTAA
- the thrC gene encoding threonine synthase, translating to MRYVSTRGQSASIGFLDAVLAGLAPDGGLYVPAEWPSFTAKEIAAFAGKPYAQVAAAVVGKFVGDDIPTADLAEMCEEAYATFAHTAVTPIKQLTPNRYLLELFHGPTLAFKDVAMQLLGRLYDYVLERQSRKMTIICATSGDTGGAAVEAFRGRKNARIVALFPEGRISEVQRRFMTTAADANVACVSILGSFDDCQHIVKQAFQDDQFRHAVDLSGVNSINWARIAAQSVYYFTSAVALGAPEREVAFVVPTGNFGDAYAAFVARKLGLPIHSVTAATNSNDILARAIETGRYARGAVAATQSPAMDIQVASNFERLYFEAVRRDGTETARAFRAFADTGLLDIPPGAHAWMRELFRGASVSEADTAKTMLSTLNETGEVIDPHTAVGLAAAVSVDVPASVPVVVLSTAHPAKFPEAVQAATGLLPATPRATPDLSKKPEKFERLPADGSSVKAFVRTFAANS from the coding sequence ATGCGCTACGTTTCGACCCGCGGCCAGTCCGCGTCCATCGGCTTCCTGGATGCGGTGCTGGCCGGCCTGGCCCCCGACGGCGGCCTGTACGTGCCCGCCGAGTGGCCCAGCTTCACGGCCAAGGAAATCGCCGCCTTCGCCGGCAAGCCCTACGCCCAGGTGGCCGCCGCCGTGGTCGGCAAGTTCGTCGGCGACGACATCCCGACCGCCGACCTGGCCGAGATGTGCGAGGAGGCCTATGCGACCTTCGCCCACACCGCCGTCACGCCCATCAAGCAACTGACGCCGAACCGTTACCTGCTGGAGCTGTTCCACGGCCCGACGCTGGCGTTCAAGGACGTGGCGATGCAGCTCTTGGGCCGCCTCTACGACTACGTGCTGGAGCGCCAGTCGCGGAAGATGACCATCATCTGCGCGACCTCGGGTGACACCGGCGGCGCGGCCGTCGAAGCGTTCCGAGGCCGCAAGAACGCCCGCATCGTCGCCCTCTTCCCGGAAGGCCGCATCAGCGAGGTGCAGCGCCGGTTCATGACCACGGCGGCCGACGCCAATGTCGCCTGCGTCTCGATCCTGGGCTCGTTCGACGACTGCCAGCACATCGTCAAGCAGGCCTTCCAGGACGACCAGTTCCGCCACGCGGTCGACCTGTCGGGTGTCAACTCGATCAACTGGGCGCGGATCGCGGCCCAGAGCGTCTACTACTTCACCTCGGCCGTGGCCCTGGGCGCGCCCGAGCGCGAGGTCGCCTTCGTGGTGCCGACCGGCAATTTCGGCGACGCCTACGCCGCCTTCGTCGCCAGGAAGCTGGGCTTGCCGATCCACTCGGTGACCGCCGCCACCAACTCCAACGACATCCTGGCCCGCGCCATCGAGACGGGCCGCTATGCGCGTGGCGCGGTGGCCGCGACTCAGAGCCCGGCCATGGACATCCAGGTCGCGTCGAACTTCGAGCGCCTCTATTTCGAAGCCGTCCGCCGCGACGGCACCGAGACGGCCCGCGCCTTCCGCGCCTTCGCCGATACCGGCCTGCTGGACATTCCGCCGGGCGCCCACGCCTGGATGCGCGAGCTGTTCCGTGGCGCGTCGGTCAGCGAGGCCGACACGGCCAAGACCATGCTCTCGACCCTGAACGAGACCGGCGAGGTCATCGACCCGCACACCGCCGTCGGTCTCGCCGCCGCCGTGAGCGTGGACGTCCCGGCCTCGGTCCCGGTGGTCGTGCTCTCGACCGCCCACCCGGCCAAGTTCCCCGAGGCGGTCCAGGCCGCCACGGGCCTGCTGCCCGCGACCCCGCGCGCCACGCCCGACCTCTCCAAGAAGCCGGAAAAGTTCGAGCGCCTGCCGGCCGATGGTTCGTCGGTGAAGGCCTTCGTCCGCACCTTCGCGGCCAATAGCTGA